Below is a genomic region from Candidatus Poribacteria bacterium.
TGTGAAGGTCGAGGTGTCACGAAGCGCGATTGCCTTTAAAAAGAAGGCTGGCGAATTGATTGAAGGTGAATAGACAATAGGACTTACGCAGTTGAACAATGAAGTGTTGTAGTTCAATGCTTCACCCCCAATGCGGGGAAACCAGATGCCCCGCTTACAATAGGCGTGGAGTCTGCACATGCCCCTTGATGCCCGATAAATCGGGCAACTACAATCTGAAGTGCGTAACTCCTAAGACAATTTGGATAGTCTTGCCCCTTTTATGGGAGATGTGACGATATGGAAAAGATTGGTGAGCTTCATGTCATCACCGATACAACGATCCAATCTCGGTTTGCGCATGCGGAATTAGCAGAGATGGCGATCGAGGGCGGTGCCGACACCATCCAGTTTCGTCAGAAGGATAGGAGTACACGCGAATTGGTCGAATCGGCGCAGGCGGTGCAAGCTGTTTGTGCGAAGCGTGGGATTTCCTTAATTGTCAACGATCGGGCGGATATTGCTCTCGCTGTCGGTGCAGCGGGTGCTCATTTTGGACAGGATGATTTGCCAATTGTAGCGGGGCGACGCATCTTGTCAGCAGATATGATTATTGGGGCTTCTGCTCGGACGGAGGAGAAGATCCTAGAAGCAATTTCTGCAGGGGCGGATTATATCGGCTTCGGTCCTATCTATCAGACCTCCTCCAAACCGGATGCAGAGCTGCCGAAAGGGTTAGAAGCCCTGCGACGGATGTCCGAAATCGCACAGTGCCCCGTTATTGCCATTGGTGGTATTACGACTGACACTGCATATGAGGTCATCCGCGCTGGTGCCCACGGCGTTGCTGTCATTTCAGCGGTGTGTGGACAAGTGGATCCGGTTGCCGCTACTCGTCACTTATGTGATGAGATTCAACGCGCCAAGGTGAGTTTGGGTGTGTCGTTTTCTTGTTGACAAAAAATTCTTAAAAGCGGTAATGCCGGTTGTAAACCGTTCCGGTTCACATACCGTTTAGTTTAGACAGGAAAAATTGCTCACTCTATCAATCACGGGAAGTTGGTCATGGATAGAATGGTTGAAGATGAAATGCTAGTTGCACAATTTCAAGCCGGTCGCCTCGATGCATTCGATGATCTGATGAAGCGATACAAGGGGCAGATCTACGCTTACCTGCTCCGTTCCGTGAAGAATTATGAAGATGCTGAGGAGTTGACAATTGAAGTCTTTTTTAAGGCGTATCGTGCGCTTGACACTTGGAAACCGCAAGCCCGTTTTTCAACTTGGCTTTATAAAATTGCTCATAATTTGTCCATTGATTTTCATCGTGCAAAATCGCGCC
It encodes:
- the thiE gene encoding thiamine phosphate synthase, with the translated sequence MEKIGELHVITDTTIQSRFAHAELAEMAIEGGADTIQFRQKDRSTRELVESAQAVQAVCAKRGISLIVNDRADIALAVGAAGAHFGQDDLPIVAGRRILSADMIIGASARTEEKILEAISAGADYIGFGPIYQTSSKPDAELPKGLEALRRMSEIAQCPVIAIGGITTDTAYEVIRAGAHGVAVISAVCGQVDPVAATRHLCDEIQRAKVSLGVSFSC